In one window of Chiloscyllium plagiosum isolate BGI_BamShark_2017 chromosome 44, ASM401019v2, whole genome shotgun sequence DNA:
- the LOC122543542 gene encoding gastrula zinc finger protein XlCGF49.1-like, with product MERPEESRPVEKPWKCGDCGKGFCAPSVLETHRRSHTGERPFPCPECGKGFYQASALLTHRRIHTGERPFSCPECGKAFTQASNLLTHRRVHTGERPFTCAECGKGFSHVGSLWTHQRVHSGERPFSCPECRKAFRDSSALLRHRRVHTRERPFSCPECGKAFRDSSALLRHQRVHTGERPFSCPECGKGFTQASNLLTHRRSTQGRGPSAAQSAGRDLPMPPPC from the exons ATGGAGAGACCTGAGGAATCCCGCCCCGtggagaaaccatggaagtgtggcgactgcgGGAAAGGCTTCTGTGCCCCGTCTGTCCTGGAGACGCATCgacgcagtcacactggggagcgGCCGTTcccctgccctgagtgtgggaagggcttttaCCAGGCCTCTgccctgctgacccaccggcggatccacacaggagaaaggcccttcagctgccccgaatGCGGGAAGGCATTTACCCAGGCCTCCAACTTACtgacccaccggcgggtccacacaggggagaggccgttcacctgcgccgagtgtgggaagggattcagtcacGTGGGCAGCTTGTGgacgcaccagcgggtccactccggtgagaggcccttcagctgccccgagtgcaggAAGGCCTTCCGCGATTCCTCTGCCCTACTGaggcaccggcgggtccacacgcGAGAGAGGCctttcagctgccccgagtgcgggaaggccttccgCGATTCCTCTGCCCTactgaggcaccagcgggtccacacgggggagaggcccttcagctgccctgagtgcgggaagggctttacccaggcttccaacctgctgacccatcggcgg tccacacaggggagaggcccttcagctgcccagagtgcgggaagggattTACCCATGCCTCCACCCTGCTGA